From a single Gavia stellata isolate bGavSte3 chromosome 5, bGavSte3.hap2, whole genome shotgun sequence genomic region:
- the ATOH8 gene encoding LOW QUALITY PROTEIN: transcription factor ATOH8 (The sequence of the model RefSeq protein was modified relative to this genomic sequence to represent the inferred CDS: inserted 1 base in 1 codon), giving the protein MRSTPLAEGEPWPRLCAAELGGLRRLRRKHGCKSFRVELKVLSGRRTGLRAPPPPAAXPPAAPPPAWEPRSAALGAAAASAFPAAPPPPPPAARPPPPPPPAASPRPRPGEAAGVSPEIKALQQTRRLLANARERTRVHTISAAFEALRKQVPCYSYGQKLSKLAILRIACNYILSLARLADLDYSADHSNMSFSECVEQCTRTLQAEGRSKKRKE; this is encoded by the exons ATGCGGAGCACGCCGCTGGCGGAGGGCGAGCCCTGGCCGCGCCTCTGCGCCGCCGAGctcggggggctgcggcggctgCGGCGCAAGCACGGCTGCAAAAGTTTCCGCGTGGAGCTGAAAGTGCTGAGCGGGAGGCGGACGGGGCTccgcgctccccccccccccgccg ccccccccgccgccccgccgcccgcctggGAGCCGCGCAGCGCCGCgctcggcgccgccgccgccagcgccttccccgccgcgccgccgccgccgccccccgccgcccgcccgccgccgccgccgccgcccgccgcctccccgcgccCGCGGCCGGGCGAGGCGGCCGGCGTCTCGCCGGAGATCAAAGCCCTGCAGCAGACGCGGCGGCTCTTGGCCAACGCCCGGGAGAGGACCCGCGTCCACACCATCAGCGCCGCCTTCGAGGCGCTGCGGAAGCAG GTTCCCTGCTATTCTTATGGTCAAAAGTTGTCCAAACTGGCCATCTTGAGAATAGCCTGTAACTATATCCTTTCCCTGGCCAGACTAGCAGACCTGGATTACAGCGCTGACCACAGTAACATGAGCTTCTCTGAATGCGTGGAGCAGTGCACTAGGACCTTACAAGCAGAAGGAAGATCTAAAAAAAGGAAG